In Podospora pseudopauciseta strain CBS 411.78 chromosome 3, whole genome shotgun sequence, one genomic interval encodes:
- a CDS encoding hypothetical protein (COG:G; EggNog:ENOG503NXBD), with protein MTMFSNYTFDSGNKEQPTNNNGAITSSNSSMSATTVDENKRKMIITPPSTSTASWESSSSDSLEKGGGEEECDEDDPFERGRGKYNRSRRQDVDDGEEQSPMTVKRKPNPRKELSFTAEEERAVVRKFDKKVVVLMAVLYMLAFLDRSNIGNARIANMDNDLQSNPPNPQFYSHALSSFYLAYLLFEWMAILWRLIPAHIYVSVLVASWGVVACLQGIATSYPVLIVLRFLLGIGEAGFTGVPFYLSFFFKREELALRTAIFISAAPLATSFSSTLAFAITSLSSLIPLAPWRLLFLLEGLPCILIAPLAYSLLPSTPSTAPFLTPRQKKIARFRLPSPSPPSTSSSLTALRDPIAWTTSLIILLTNLAYSSLPAFLPTILTSMGHTPLSSQALSAPPYLLSFLAVLITAYLSDLYRTRGPFLVFHACFSCAGYLLLSLSQSFSLPPGSWVRYCAVFPAAVGFFNVIVLTIAWNVNNQHGDPKAKSVGFALMQVVGQLGPLAATRLYPDRDGPYYTFGMGVCAAAMGMVVVLAMGLRVYMRRENQKWEREQGERSGEEGVMLMDRGGGGDQERGGVEEEREFRYML; from the exons ATGACCATGTTCAGCAACTACACCTTCGACAGCGGCAACAAAGaacaaccaaccaacaacaatggGGCCATCACCTCTTCCAATTCTTCAATGTCAGCCACAACCGTTGATgaaaacaagagaaaaaTGATCATCACACCTCCCAGCACGAGCACCGCCTCTTGGGAgtcttcatcatcagacTCGCTTGAGaagggcgggggggaggaggagtgtgACGAAGATGACCCCTTCGAAAGGGGTAGGGGGAAATACAACCGGAGTCGAAGACAGGATGTTGACGACGGTGAGGAGCAATCACCCATGACAGTAAAGAGGAAACCCAACCCAAGAAAGGAACTCAGCTTcactgccgaggaggagagggctgTAGTAAGAAAATTTGacaagaaggtggtggttctCATGGCGGTGTTGTACATGCTTGCGTTTCTAGATCGGTCGA ACATTGGCAACGCAAGAATAGCCAACATGGACAACGACCTCCAGTCTAACCCGCCAAACCCGCAGTTTTATTCCCATGCCCTCTCGTCGTTTTATCTTGCGTATCTCCTGTTTGAGTGGATGGCTATTCTTTGGAGACTAATACCGGCGCATATCTACGTCTCGGTGTTGGTAGCCTCGTGGGGAGTGGTGGCTTGCCTGCAGGGGATAGCGACGAGCTACCCTGTGCTCATCGTCTTGAGGTTCTTGCTCGGGATCGGGGAGGCGGGCTTCACCGGGGTGCCGTTTTATTTGAGTTTTTTCTTCAAGAGGGAGGAACTGGCTTTGAGAACGGCGATTTTCATCTCTG CCGCCCCCCTagcaacctccttctcctccaccctcgccttcgcgatcacctccctctcctccctcatccccctcgccCCCTGGCGCctactcttcctcctcgaagGCCTCCCCTGCATCCTCATCGCCCCGCTCGCctactccctcctcccctccaccccctccaccgcccccttcctcaccccccgCCAGAAGAAAATCGCCCGTTTCCGcctcccttccccatcccccccttccacctcctccagcctaACCGCCCTGCGCGACCCGATAGCATGGACAACCTCCCTGATAATCCTCCTCACAAACCTAGCctactcctccctcccagccTTTTTACCAACGATCCTAACCTCAATGGGccacacccccctctcctcccaagcCCTCTCCGCACCTCCCTACCTCTTATCATTCCTCGCAGTCCTGATAACAGCATACCTATCAGACCTCTATCGCACCCGCGGCcccttcctcgtcttccacGCTTGTTTCTCCTGTGCCGGGTACCTCCTCCTATCCCTCTCCCaatccttctccctcccccccggcaGCTGGGTTCGGTACTGTGCAGTCttcccagcagcagtggGCTTCTTCAATGTCATCGTCCTGACGATAGCATGGAACGTCAACAACCAACACGGCGACCCCAAAGCAAAGAGCGTGGGGTTCGCGCTCATGCAAGTAGTTGGACAGCTTGGCCCGTTGGCAGCTACGAGGTTGTATCCCGACCGCGACGGGCCGTACTACACctttgggatgggggtttgtgCAGCGgcgatggggatggtggtggttttggcgatggggttgagggtgTACATGCGGAGGGAGAACCAaaagtgggagagggagcaaggggagaggagtggggaggagggggttatGTTGATGGatagggggggaggaggtgaccaggaaaggggaggagtggaagaggagagggagtttAGGTATATGCTTtga